A region from the Arachis ipaensis cultivar K30076 chromosome B01, Araip1.1, whole genome shotgun sequence genome encodes:
- the LOC107635655 gene encoding pectin acetylesterase 10 isoform X2 produces the protein MFVTLCLDGSLPGYHFHRGYGAGSNSWLIQLEGGGWCGNVRNCIYSKKTRHGSSAFMEKQIPFVGILSNKAWENPDFYNWNRIKIRYCDGASFTGDSQNERAGLFFRGQRIWLAAMEDLMSKGMRYAKQALLSGCSAGGLATILHCDEFKEMFPRTTRVKCLSDAGLFLDAVDVSGHRSLRNLFGGVVALQGAQRNLPRTCTSRLNPILCFFPQHSIASVKAPLFLLNAAYDTWQIQASLAPPSADYHWNWYDCRKNYARCSAPQMQYLQGFRNQMLRAVRRFSKLRKNGLFINSCFAHCQSERQDTWFARDSPHIGNRGIAQSVGNWYFDRVQVQAIGCPYPCDKTCHNLVFN, from the exons ATGTTTGTAACTT TATGTCTTGATGGATCTTTACCAGGTTACCACTTCCACCGCGGATATGGCGCCGGATCAAACAGTTGGCTCATACAATTGGAG GGAGGAGGCTGGTGTGGAAATGTCAGAAATTGCATTTATAGTAAGAAGACGCGGCATGGTTCGTCGGCGTTTATGGAAAAACAGATACCATTTGTTGGGATATTAAGCAACAAAGCTTGGGAAAACCCAG ATTTCTACAATTGGAATAGAATAAAAATTCGTTATTGTGATGGTGCATCATTTACTGGAGACAGTCAAAATGAG CGAGCAGGGTTGTTTTTCAGAGGGCAACGCATCTGGCTCGCTGCTATGGAAGATCTAATGTCGAAAGGAATGCGCTATGCTAAGCAG gcTCTTCTATCTGGATGTTCTGCAGGAGGTTTGGCAACTATTCTACATTGTGATGAATTCAAGGAAATGTTCCCAAGAACCACAAGAGTAAAGTGCTTAAGTGATGCTGGATTGTTCCTTGACGC TGTTGATGTATCCGGCCATCGCAGTTTGAGGAATTTGTTTGGAGGTGTGGTTGCCTTACAG GGAGCACAAAGAAACCTTCCGAGGACTTGTACCAGTCGCCTCAATCCAATTTTG TGCTTTTTCCCTcagcactcaattgccagtgttAAGGCACCACTGTTTCTTCTCAATGCAGCTTATGATACTTGGCAG ATTCAAGCAAGTCTAGCTCCGCCATCTGCTGACTATCACTGGAATTGGTATGATTGCAGAAAAAATTACGCGCGATGCAGCGCGCCTCAGATGCAATATCTGCAAG GTTTTCGGAATCAGATGCTAAGAGCTGTAAGAAGATTCTCGAAGTTGCGTAAAAACGGGTTATTCATAAATTCTTGTTTTGCTCATTGCCAGTCCGAAAGACAGGATACATGGTTTGCTCGCGACTCTCCCCATATTGGAAATCGA GGGATAGCACAGTCTGTTGGGAACTGGTATTTCGATCGAGTTCAAGTTCAGGCCATTGGTTGTCCTTACCCTTGTGACAAAACCTGCCATAATTTGGTTTTCAACTGA
- the LOC107635655 gene encoding pectin acetylesterase 10 isoform X1: MLKRSNSFGAMRMLCWGFGFIGFMFVKLVQGFENGNVTDMLYFNNNRPLMVGLTLIYGAAAKGAVCLDGSLPGYHFHRGYGAGSNSWLIQLEGGGWCGNVRNCIYSKKTRHGSSAFMEKQIPFVGILSNKAWENPDFYNWNRIKIRYCDGASFTGDSQNERAGLFFRGQRIWLAAMEDLMSKGMRYAKQALLSGCSAGGLATILHCDEFKEMFPRTTRVKCLSDAGLFLDAVDVSGHRSLRNLFGGVVALQGAQRNLPRTCTSRLNPILCFFPQHSIASVKAPLFLLNAAYDTWQIQASLAPPSADYHWNWYDCRKNYARCSAPQMQYLQGFRNQMLRAVRRFSKLRKNGLFINSCFAHCQSERQDTWFARDSPHIGNRGIAQSVGNWYFDRVQVQAIGCPYPCDKTCHNLVFN, encoded by the exons ATGTTGAAAAGAAGCAACAGTTTTGGAGCCATGAGGATGCTATGCTGGGGGTTTGGGTTTATAGGGTTCATGTTTGTGAAATTGGTACAAGGATTTGAGAATGGTAATGTCACAGATATGCTGTATTTCAATAATAACAGACCTTTGATGGTTGGTCTTACTCTTATTTATGGTGCTGCCGCCAAAGGAGCTG TATGTCTTGATGGATCTTTACCAGGTTACCACTTCCACCGCGGATATGGCGCCGGATCAAACAGTTGGCTCATACAATTGGAG GGAGGAGGCTGGTGTGGAAATGTCAGAAATTGCATTTATAGTAAGAAGACGCGGCATGGTTCGTCGGCGTTTATGGAAAAACAGATACCATTTGTTGGGATATTAAGCAACAAAGCTTGGGAAAACCCAG ATTTCTACAATTGGAATAGAATAAAAATTCGTTATTGTGATGGTGCATCATTTACTGGAGACAGTCAAAATGAG CGAGCAGGGTTGTTTTTCAGAGGGCAACGCATCTGGCTCGCTGCTATGGAAGATCTAATGTCGAAAGGAATGCGCTATGCTAAGCAG gcTCTTCTATCTGGATGTTCTGCAGGAGGTTTGGCAACTATTCTACATTGTGATGAATTCAAGGAAATGTTCCCAAGAACCACAAGAGTAAAGTGCTTAAGTGATGCTGGATTGTTCCTTGACGC TGTTGATGTATCCGGCCATCGCAGTTTGAGGAATTTGTTTGGAGGTGTGGTTGCCTTACAG GGAGCACAAAGAAACCTTCCGAGGACTTGTACCAGTCGCCTCAATCCAATTTTG TGCTTTTTCCCTcagcactcaattgccagtgttAAGGCACCACTGTTTCTTCTCAATGCAGCTTATGATACTTGGCAG ATTCAAGCAAGTCTAGCTCCGCCATCTGCTGACTATCACTGGAATTGGTATGATTGCAGAAAAAATTACGCGCGATGCAGCGCGCCTCAGATGCAATATCTGCAAG GTTTTCGGAATCAGATGCTAAGAGCTGTAAGAAGATTCTCGAAGTTGCGTAAAAACGGGTTATTCATAAATTCTTGTTTTGCTCATTGCCAGTCCGAAAGACAGGATACATGGTTTGCTCGCGACTCTCCCCATATTGGAAATCGA GGGATAGCACAGTCTGTTGGGAACTGGTATTTCGATCGAGTTCAAGTTCAGGCCATTGGTTGTCCTTACCCTTGTGACAAAACCTGCCATAATTTGGTTTTCAACTGA
- the LOC107635677 gene encoding protein NRT1/ PTR FAMILY 4.5-like isoform X1, producing MDSKDESSLKDAEYQVAKVRRKGGYRAAYFVFVMMLLDNVGFVANMVSLVLYFGSVMYFNIPGSATTTTNLLGTAFLIPILGGFISDTFLNRLNTCILFGFIELLGYVLLVIQSHDTKLQPSPCGEKGCVHGRKAVLFYASIYLFAVGAGGIRGCVPALGADQFDNNDPKERKKLASFFNWFLFFITIGASIGVTAVVYVSTEIDWYKGFIISLACSAGGLFVIAVGKPFYRTRVSGDSPLLSVLQVLFVTVKNLGTKLPQNSDQLHEIQSDESNLMKKLIPHTDQFGILDKAAVLREGKEPKKWEVCTVTQVEETKILIRMMPILFSTIIMNTCLAQLQTFSIQQGVRMNPHIGRYTIPPASIPVIPLVFMTALIPVYEFAFVPLVRKITGHPNGITELQRVGVGLVLSAISMAIAGIIEVKRKDEFKNHNHVISLFWLSFHYAIFGVADMFTLVGLLEFFYREAPEGMRSLSTSFSFLSLSIGYFLSTVFVEIINSVTRRVTKSKIGWLEGDDFNQIHVELFYWFLAVLSMINFGVYLLCAKWYKYQNAVPFESELVSRNDAALRNDEIEDTPK from the exons ATG GATTCAAAAGATGAGTCTAGCTTGAAAGATGCTGAGTACCAAGTTGCGAAGGTTCGAAGAAAAGGAGGATATAGAGCAGCTTATTTTGTCTTTG TAATGATGTTGCTAGATAACGTAGGGTTTGTGGCAAACATGGTTAGTTTGGTTTTGTATTTTGGGTCAGTCATGTATTTCAACATCCCTGGCTCTGCAACAACCACAACAAACTTGTTGGGCACTGCTTTCTTGATCCCCATCCTTGGAGGATTCATCTCTGATACCTTTCTTAATCGCCTCAACACTTGCATCCTCTTCGGCTTTATTGAGTTGTTG GGATACGTTTTACTTGTGATTCAATCCCATGACACAAAACTTCAGCCATCACCATGTGGGGAAAAGGGTTGTGTACATGGCAGAAAAGCTGTGCTCTTCTACGCTTCAATATACTTGTTTGCAGTTGGTGCTGGTGGAATAAGAGGGTGTGTACCTGCCCTCGGAGCTGATCAATTTGATAACAATGATCCAAAAGAACGCAAGAAACtagcaagcttcttcaattggtTCTTGTTCTTCATCACAATAGGTGCTAGCATTGGAGTCACGGCTGTGGTTTATGTGAGCACTGAAATTGACTGGTACAAAGGTTTCATCATATCATTGGCGTGTTCTGCCGGAGGCCTTTTCGTCATTGCCGTGGGAAAGCCTTTCTATCGTACCCGAGTGTCCGGAGATAGCCCATTGTTGAGTGTTCTACAG GTTCTGTTCGTCACAGTAAAGAATTTAGGGACTAAACTACCTCAAAATTCTGATCAATTGCATGAAATACAAAGTGATGAGTCCAATTTGATGAAAAAACTGATCCCTCATACTGATCAATTCGG GATTCTAGACAAAGCAGCGGTTCTACGAGAAGGCAAAGAACCAAAGAAATGGGAAGTTTGCACTGTGACACAAGTGGAAGAAACAAAGATcctcataagaatgatgcctaTTCTTTTTAGTACCATAATCATGAACACATGTTTGGCACAACTTCAAACCTTCTCAATCCAACAAGGAGTTAGAATGAATCCACACATCGGCCGATACACCATCCCGCCTGCTTCAATCCCCGTAATCCCTCTAGTATTCATGACTGCCTTAATTCCGGTTTACGAATTCGCTTTTGTGCCACTTGTTCGCAAGATAACAGGCCACCCCAACGGAATTACAGAACTGCAACGCGTTGGGGTCGGCCTTGTCCTATCCGCGATCTCAATGGCCATAGCTGGCATCATAGAAGTTAAAAGAAAGGATGAGTTCAAAAACCACAACCATGTTATAAGCCTCTTCTGGCTCTCCTTCCATTATGCAATTTTCGGCGTAGCCGATATGTTCACATTGGTAGGATTGTTGGAGTTTTTCTACAGGGAAGCACCCGAAGGAATGCGCTCGCTCTCTACTTCATTCTCGTTTCTTTCGCTGTCCATTGGTTACTTCTTGAGCACGGTATTTGTAGAAATCATAAACTCGGTTACAAGGAGGGTCACAAAGAGCAAGATAGGGTGGTTAGAAGGGGATGACTTTAACCAAATCCATGTTGAATTGTTCTATTGGTTCTTAGCCGTATTAAGCATGATTAACTTTGGCGTATACCTTTTATGTGCAAAATGGTACAAGTACCAAAATGCTGTTCCATTTGAAAGTGAATTGGTGTCTAGGAATGATGCAGCTCTTAGAAATGATGAAATAGAGGACACTCCAAAATGA
- the LOC107635677 gene encoding protein NRT1/ PTR FAMILY 4.5-like isoform X2, which produces MLSTKLRRFEEKEDIEQLILSLVVMMLLDNVGFVANMVSLVLYFGSVMYFNIPGSATTTTNLLGTAFLIPILGGFISDTFLNRLNTCILFGFIELLGYVLLVIQSHDTKLQPSPCGEKGCVHGRKAVLFYASIYLFAVGAGGIRGCVPALGADQFDNNDPKERKKLASFFNWFLFFITIGASIGVTAVVYVSTEIDWYKGFIISLACSAGGLFVIAVGKPFYRTRVSGDSPLLSVLQVLFVTVKNLGTKLPQNSDQLHEIQSDESNLMKKLIPHTDQFGILDKAAVLREGKEPKKWEVCTVTQVEETKILIRMMPILFSTIIMNTCLAQLQTFSIQQGVRMNPHIGRYTIPPASIPVIPLVFMTALIPVYEFAFVPLVRKITGHPNGITELQRVGVGLVLSAISMAIAGIIEVKRKDEFKNHNHVISLFWLSFHYAIFGVADMFTLVGLLEFFYREAPEGMRSLSTSFSFLSLSIGYFLSTVFVEIINSVTRRVTKSKIGWLEGDDFNQIHVELFYWFLAVLSMINFGVYLLCAKWYKYQNAVPFESELVSRNDAALRNDEIEDTPK; this is translated from the exons ATGCTGAGTACCAAGTTGCGAAGGTTCGAAGAAAAGGAGGATATAGAGCAGCTTATTTTGTCTTTGGTAG TAATGATGTTGCTAGATAACGTAGGGTTTGTGGCAAACATGGTTAGTTTGGTTTTGTATTTTGGGTCAGTCATGTATTTCAACATCCCTGGCTCTGCAACAACCACAACAAACTTGTTGGGCACTGCTTTCTTGATCCCCATCCTTGGAGGATTCATCTCTGATACCTTTCTTAATCGCCTCAACACTTGCATCCTCTTCGGCTTTATTGAGTTGTTG GGATACGTTTTACTTGTGATTCAATCCCATGACACAAAACTTCAGCCATCACCATGTGGGGAAAAGGGTTGTGTACATGGCAGAAAAGCTGTGCTCTTCTACGCTTCAATATACTTGTTTGCAGTTGGTGCTGGTGGAATAAGAGGGTGTGTACCTGCCCTCGGAGCTGATCAATTTGATAACAATGATCCAAAAGAACGCAAGAAACtagcaagcttcttcaattggtTCTTGTTCTTCATCACAATAGGTGCTAGCATTGGAGTCACGGCTGTGGTTTATGTGAGCACTGAAATTGACTGGTACAAAGGTTTCATCATATCATTGGCGTGTTCTGCCGGAGGCCTTTTCGTCATTGCCGTGGGAAAGCCTTTCTATCGTACCCGAGTGTCCGGAGATAGCCCATTGTTGAGTGTTCTACAG GTTCTGTTCGTCACAGTAAAGAATTTAGGGACTAAACTACCTCAAAATTCTGATCAATTGCATGAAATACAAAGTGATGAGTCCAATTTGATGAAAAAACTGATCCCTCATACTGATCAATTCGG GATTCTAGACAAAGCAGCGGTTCTACGAGAAGGCAAAGAACCAAAGAAATGGGAAGTTTGCACTGTGACACAAGTGGAAGAAACAAAGATcctcataagaatgatgcctaTTCTTTTTAGTACCATAATCATGAACACATGTTTGGCACAACTTCAAACCTTCTCAATCCAACAAGGAGTTAGAATGAATCCACACATCGGCCGATACACCATCCCGCCTGCTTCAATCCCCGTAATCCCTCTAGTATTCATGACTGCCTTAATTCCGGTTTACGAATTCGCTTTTGTGCCACTTGTTCGCAAGATAACAGGCCACCCCAACGGAATTACAGAACTGCAACGCGTTGGGGTCGGCCTTGTCCTATCCGCGATCTCAATGGCCATAGCTGGCATCATAGAAGTTAAAAGAAAGGATGAGTTCAAAAACCACAACCATGTTATAAGCCTCTTCTGGCTCTCCTTCCATTATGCAATTTTCGGCGTAGCCGATATGTTCACATTGGTAGGATTGTTGGAGTTTTTCTACAGGGAAGCACCCGAAGGAATGCGCTCGCTCTCTACTTCATTCTCGTTTCTTTCGCTGTCCATTGGTTACTTCTTGAGCACGGTATTTGTAGAAATCATAAACTCGGTTACAAGGAGGGTCACAAAGAGCAAGATAGGGTGGTTAGAAGGGGATGACTTTAACCAAATCCATGTTGAATTGTTCTATTGGTTCTTAGCCGTATTAAGCATGATTAACTTTGGCGTATACCTTTTATGTGCAAAATGGTACAAGTACCAAAATGCTGTTCCATTTGAAAGTGAATTGGTGTCTAGGAATGATGCAGCTCTTAGAAATGATGAAATAGAGGACACTCCAAAATGA